In Anopheles gambiae chromosome 2, idAnoGambNW_F1_1, whole genome shotgun sequence, a single window of DNA contains:
- the LOC1272942 gene encoding uncharacterized protein LOC1272942 translates to MKWRPASLLLFTVCFLVAADQLVQARVAFEKLTDFDFQGTTYYSVKNLSLYECQGWCREEPDCQAAAFSFVVNPLTPAQETLCQLQNVTAANNPASTPQRSSSMYYMVKLQLRSENACQRPWNFERVPNKIIRGLDNALIYTSTKEACLSACLNEKRFICRSVEYDYNNMKCVLSDSDRRSVGQFVQLVDAQGVDYFENLCLKPSQACKFSRQFQLPRIGVSDDKVSQYVGLHYYTDKELQVTSETACKLACEIESEFLCRSFLYLGQPTGSQYNCRLYHLDHKSLPDGPSTYLNGERPLIDVGEPSGDYFENICEKQSNQAENTLPVVFDTVEDPAVNNLTRNDANCDKTGTCYDVSVHCKDTRIAVQVRTNKPFNGRIYALGRSETCNIDVINSDTFRLDLTMGGQDCNTQSATGIYSNTVVLQHHSVVMTKADKIYKVKCTYDMSSKNISFGMLPIRDPEMIHINSSPEAPPPRIRILDARAREVETVRIGDRLTFRIEIPEDTPYGIFARSCVAMAKDSKSTFQIIDDDGCPVDPTIFPAFTQDGNALQSIYEAFRFTESYGVIFQCNVKYCLGPCEPAVCEWGRDSVESWGRKRRSVTASNDTVEEEEDMNISQEILVLDFGDEKNRDFLRSEASTDFGRDKTVTIIEPCPTKTSVLALAVTCALMVLVYLSTLFCYYMKKWMQPHKVMA, encoded by the exons ATGAAGTGGCGTCCCGCAAGTTTACTACTGTTTACCGTCTGCTTCCTGGTGGCGGCCGACCAGCTCGTGCAGGCCCGCGTCGCCTTCGAGAAGCTGACCGACTTCGACTTCCAGGGCACGACGTACTACAGCGTGAAGAATCTGTCGCTGTACGAGTGTCAGGGCTGGTGCCGGGAGGAGCCCGACTGTCAGGCGGCGGCGTTCAGCTTCGTCGTCAACCCGCTCACGCCCGCGCAGGAGACGCTGTGCCAGCTGCAGAACGTGACGGCGGCCAACAATCCGGCCAGCACGCCCCAGCGTTCCTCCAGCATGTACTACATGGTGAAGCTGCAGCTGCGCTCGGAAAACGCCTGCCAGCGCCCGTGGAACTTTGAGCGTGTGCCGAACAAGATCATTCGCGGACTGGACAATGCGCTCATCTACACCAGCACCAAGGAGGCCTGCCTGTCGGCGTGTCTGAACGAGAAGCGCTTCATCTGCCGCTCGGTCGAGTACGACTACAACAACATGAAGTGTGTGCTGAGCGACTCCGATCGCCGATCGGTTGGCCAGTTCGTGCAGCTGGTCGATGCCCAGGGCGTGGACTATTTCGAGAACTTGTGCCTGAAGCCAAGCCAGGCCTGTAAGTTTAGCCGCCAGTTCCAGCTGCCGCGCATCGGCGTTTCGGACGACAAAGTATCGCAGTACGTCGGGCTGCACTACTACACGGACAAGGAGCTGCAGGTGACTTCCGAAACGGCCTGCAAGCTGGCGTGCGAAATCGAGAGCGAGTTCTTGTGCCGCTCGTTCCTGTACCTGGGCCAGCCGACCGGTTCCCAGTACAACTGCCGGCTGTACCATCTCGACCACAAGTCGCTGCCCGATGGACCCTCGACCTATCTGAACGGTGAGCGGCCCCTGATCGATGTCGGCGAGCCGAGCGGAGACTACTTTGAGAACATCTGCGAGA AGCAATCGAACCAGGCTGAAAATACACTCCCCGTGGTCTTTGACACCGTTGAGGATCCGGCCGTCAATAACCTCACGCGTAACGATGCCAACTGCGACAAAACTGGAACGTGTTATGATG TCTCGGTACACTGCAAGGACACACGCATTGCTGTGCAGGTGCGCACCAACAAACCATTCAACGGACGTATCTACGCGCTGGGACGATCGGAGACCTGTAATATTGATGTCATCAATTCCGACACCTTCCGTCTGGACCTAACCATGGGCGGACAGGACTGTAATACTCAGAGTGCG ACCGGCATATACAGCAACACGGTGGTACTGCAGCACCATTCGGTCGTGATGACGAAGGCGGACAAGATCTACAAGGTAAAGTGCACGTACGACATGAGCTCCAAGAACATCTCCTTCGGCATGCTGCCAATTCGTGATCCGGAGATGATCCACATCAACTCGTCGCCGGAGGCACCGCCGCCAAGGATCCGCATTCTGGACGCCCGTGCACGCGAGGTCGAAACCGTGCGCATCGGAGACCGTCTGACGTTCCGCATCGAAATCCCGGAAGACA CTCCCTACGGCATCTTCGCCCGATCGTGCGTCGCCATGGCCAAGGATTCCAAGAGCACGTTCCAGATCATCGACGACGATGGTTGCCCGGTCGATCCGACCATCTTCCCAGCCTTCACCCAGGACGGCAATGCGCTGCAATCGATCTACGAGGCGTTCCGCTTCACCGAGAGCTACGGTGTGATCTTCCAGTGCAACGTGAAATACTGTCTGGGACCGTGCGAACCGGCTGTTTGCGAATGGGGACGTGATTCAGTCGAGTCCTGGGGCAGAAAGCGTCGTTCCGTCACGGCCAG CAATGACACCGttgaggaggaggaagataTGAACATCTCGCAGGAGATTCTGGTGTTGGACTTCGGCGATGAGAAGAACCGTGACTTCCTGCGCAGCGAAGCCAGCACTGACTTTGGCCGGG ATAAGACCGTCACCATCATTGAACCGTGCCCAACGAAAACATCGGTTCTGGCGCTTGCCGTCACCTGTGCCCTGATGGTGCTGGTCTACCTGTCGACCCTGTTCTGCTACTACATGAAGAAGTGGATGCAGCCACACAAAGTCATGGCATAA